A part of Rhinolophus ferrumequinum isolate MPI-CBG mRhiFer1 chromosome 11, mRhiFer1_v1.p, whole genome shotgun sequence genomic DNA contains:
- the LOC117029641 gene encoding olfactory receptor 4C11-like translates to MTMNHSVTEFILFGLTQDAEKQKAVFGVFLIVYFVTLLGNFLIVVTIKTSRTLGSPMYFFLFYLSFADACLSTTTAPRLIVDAVSQRKTISYIECMTQVFAAHFFGCMEIFVLILMAVDRYIAICRPLRYTSIMSRRVCVVLVILAWGGSCIHSSAQILLALRLPFCGPNVIDHYFCDLQPLLKLACMDTYVINLLVVSNSGAICMVSFIILLISYVFILCSLRNHSAEGRRKALSTCSTHFIVVIMFFGPCIFIYTRPLTTFPIDKMVAVFYTIGTPLLNPLIYTLRNTEVKNAMKKLWCGKCDQLMNDAWGFKCILP, encoded by the coding sequence ATGACAATGAATCACAGTGTGACTGAATTCATTCTGTTTGGGTTGACACAGGATGCAGAAAAGCAGAAGGCAGTATTTGGGGTCTTCTTGATTGTTTACTTTGTGACACTGTTGGGGAACTTTCTCATTGTAGTGACTATTAAAACCAGCAGGACCCTTGGGAgtcccatgtacttcttcctgttCTATCTGTCCTTTGCTGATGCCTGTTTGTCTACAACCACAGCCCCCAGGTTGATTGTGGATGCTGTTTCTCAGAGGAAGACCATTTCCTACATTGAGTGCATGACTCAGGTCTTTGCAGCCCATTTTTTTGGGTGCATGGAGATCTTTGTGCTCATCCTCATGGCTGTTGATCGCTATATAGCCATCTGTAGGCCCTTGCGATATACAAGTATCATGAGCCGGCGCGTCTGTGTTGTGCTGGTGATTCTGGCATGGGGGGGATCTTGTATCCACTCTTCGGCACAGATTCTCCTGGCTTTGAGATTGCCCTTCTGTGGCCCCAATGTGATTGACCACTATTTCTGTGACTTGCAGCCTTTGTTGAAACTTGCCTGTATGGACACTTATGTGATCAATTTGCTAGTTGTTTCTAACAGTGGGGCCATATGCATGGTGAGTTTTATAATCCTCCTTATCTCCTATGTTTTCATCTTGTGCTCTCTGAGAAACCACAGTGCAGAAGGGAGGCGAAAAGCCCTTTCCACATGCTCCACCCACTTCATTGTAGTTATCATGTTTTTTGGTCCatgtatattcatatacacaCGCCCACTAACCACATTTCCAATAGACAAGATGGTGGCTGTGTTTTATACAATTGGGACACCCTTGCTCAATCCTCTGATCTATACACTGAGGAACACAGAAGTGAAAAACGCCATGAAGAAGTTATGGTGTGGCAAATGTGACCAGTTGATGAATGATGCATGGGGATTCAAATGTATACTTCCTTAG